In Ovis aries strain OAR_USU_Benz2616 breed Rambouillet chromosome 14, ARS-UI_Ramb_v3.0, whole genome shotgun sequence, a single genomic region encodes these proteins:
- the TSKS gene encoding testis-specific serine kinase substrate isoform X5, with protein sequence MEQEHRESKRRSPGPQFHQLFQGRSQSGVNSGLVRAKDSITSLKEKTTRVNQHVQTLQSECSVLSENLERRRQEAEELEGYCSQLKGPCPGVLTQENCRKVTRSVEDAEIKTNVLKQNSALLEEKLRYLQQQLQDETPRRQEAELQELEQKLEAGLSRHGLGPATQPLGCSGPPGSPDEPPRPRGLASGGWGMGPRAGEGPVVSEQELQKVSAGLEELRREVSSLTARWHQEEGAVQEALRLLGGLGGRLDGFLGQWERAQREQAQTARGLQELRGRADELCTMVERSAVSVASLRSELEGLGPVKPILEELGRQFQSSRRVSDLSMNLDRGAQGSCTRCASQGQQLSTESLQQLLERALTPLVDEVKQRGLAPACPSCQRLHKKILPSPASPAAPTLLSPGAGAPGLGQTRQGRGPELHPSAGPRRSLTGQEPAADGQDEAGGEGGRSGLSTLENVLPSRSAQQPAT encoded by the exons ATGGAGCAAGAACACCGAGAATCAAAGAGGCGCAGCCCTGGCCCCCAATTCCACCAGCTATTCCAGGGCAGAAGCCAG AGTGGGGTCAACAGTGGATTGGTGCGCGCCAAGGATTCCATCACCAGTTTGAAGGAGAAGACCACCCGGGTTAACCAGCACGTGCAGACGCTGCAG AGTGAGTGCTCTGTGCTGAGTGAGAATTTAGAGAGAAGGCGGCAAGAGGCGGAAGAACTAGAAGGGTACTGCAGTCAACTCAAG GGCCCCTGCCCTGGTGTCCTGACCCAGGAGAACTGCCGGAAGGTGACCCGGTCGGTGGAAGACGCTGAAATAAAAACCAACGTCCTGAAGCAGAATTCTGCTCTGCTGGAG GAGAAGCTGCGCTACCTCCAGCAGCAACTGCAGGATGAgactccaaggaggcaggaggccGAGCTGCAGGAGCTGGAGCAGAAGTTGGAGGCTGGCCTCTCCAGGCATGGCCTGGGCCCCGCCACCCAGCCCCTAGGCTGCTCCGGTCCGCCCGGGAGCCCCGATGAACCCCCGCGACCGCGAGGCCTGGCCTCAGGCGGCTGGGGAATGGGGCCCCGGGCAGGGGAGGGCCCGGTCGTGAGCGAGCAGGAGTTGCAAAAGGTCTCTGCCGGCCTGGAGGAGCTGAG GAGGGAGGTGTCTTCGCTGACCGCCCGGTGGCATCAGGAGGAGGGAGCCGTGCAGGAGGCCCTACGGCTGCTCGGGGGTCTGGGTGGCAGGCTCGACGGCTTTCTGGGCCAGTGGGAGCGGGCGCAGCGCGAGCAGGCGCAGACCGCGCGGGGCCTGCAGGAGCTTCGGGGCCGGGCGGACGAGCTGTGCACCAT GGTGGAGCGGTCCGCAGTGTCTGTGGCTTCCCTGAGGAGCGAACTGGAGGGGCTGGGCCCAGTGAAACCAATTCTGGAGGAGCTTGGACGGCAATTTCAGAGCTCTCGGAGAGTGTCTGACCTCTCTATGAACCTGGATCGGGGAGCCCAAGGCTCCTGTACCCGCTGTGCCAG ccagggGCAGCAGTTGTCCACGGAGTCCTTGCAGCAGCTGCTGGAACGAGCGCTGACCCCGCTAGTGGACGAGGTGAAGCAGAGAGGCCTGGCTCCTGCCTGCCCCAGCTGCCAGAGGCTACACAAGAAGATTCTG cccagtcCAGCAAGCCCAGCGGCGCCTACGCTCCTCTCCCCAGGAGCTGGAGCGCCAGGCCTTGGCCAAACACGTCAGGGCAGAGGCCCTGAGCTCCACCCTTCGGCTGGCCCAAGACGAAGCCTCACGGGCCAAGAACCTGCTGCTGACGGACAAGATGAAGCCGGA GGAGAAGGTGGCCGCTCTGGACTATCTACACTTGAAAATGTGCTCCCTTCACGATCAGCTCAGCAACCTGCCACTTGA
- the TSKS gene encoding testis-specific serine kinase substrate isoform X7: protein MASVVVKTIWQSKEIHEAGDPPAGVESRSQLVPETPGGVTSPVKGIAKKKKAVSFHGVEPRMSHEPMHWCLNLKRSSACTNVSLLNLAAMEPTDSSGTDSTTEDSSSLALPVPPASPTQPWAPDDPDITEILSGVNSGLVRAKDSITSLKEKTTRVNQHVQTLQSECSVLSENLERRRQEAEELEGYCSQLKENCRKVTRSVEDAEIKTNVLKQNSALLEEKLRYLQQQLQDETPRRQEAELQELEQKLEAGLSRHGLGPATQPLGCSGPPGSPDEPPRPRGLASGGWGMGPRAGEGPVVSEQELQKVSAGLEELRREVSSLTARWHQEEGAVQEALRLLGGLGGRLDGFLGQWERAQREQAQTARGLQELRGRADELCTMVERSAVSVASLRSELEGLGPVKPILEELGRQFQSSRRVSDLSMNLDRGAQGSCTRCASQGQQLSTESLQQLLERALTPLVDEVKQRGLAPACPSCQRLHKKILELERQALAKHVRAEALSSTLRLAQDEASRAKNLLLTDKMKPEEKVAALDYLHLKMCSLHDQLSNLPLEGSTGTMGGGSGGGTPPKRGGSTPEQ from the exons ATGGCGAGCGTGGTGGTGAAGACAATCTGGCAGTCCAAAGAGATCCATGAGGCCGGGGACCCCCCTGCGGGGGTCGAGAGCCGCTCCCAGCTGGTCCCCGAGACTCCTGGGGGGGTGACCAGCCCAGTCAAGGGGATCGCGAAGAAAAAGAAGGCTGTGTCGTTCCACGG GGTTGAGCCTCGGATGTCCCATGAGCCGATGCACTGGTGCCTGAACCTCAAACGGTCCTCGGCCTGCACCAATGTGTCCCTGCTCAACCTGGCAGCCATGGAGCCCACCGACTCCTCGGGCACAGACTCAACCACGGAAGACAGCAGCTCACTGGCGCTGCCCGTGCCCCCTGCCTCCCCTACCCAACCCTGGGCACCAGATGACCCAGACATCACGGAAATACTG AGTGGGGTCAACAGTGGATTGGTGCGCGCCAAGGATTCCATCACCAGTTTGAAGGAGAAGACCACCCGGGTTAACCAGCACGTGCAGACGCTGCAG AGTGAGTGCTCTGTGCTGAGTGAGAATTTAGAGAGAAGGCGGCAAGAGGCGGAAGAACTAGAAGGGTACTGCAGTCAACTCAAG GAGAACTGCCGGAAGGTGACCCGGTCGGTGGAAGACGCTGAAATAAAAACCAACGTCCTGAAGCAGAATTCTGCTCTGCTGGAG GAGAAGCTGCGCTACCTCCAGCAGCAACTGCAGGATGAgactccaaggaggcaggaggccGAGCTGCAGGAGCTGGAGCAGAAGTTGGAGGCTGGCCTCTCCAGGCATGGCCTGGGCCCCGCCACCCAGCCCCTAGGCTGCTCCGGTCCGCCCGGGAGCCCCGATGAACCCCCGCGACCGCGAGGCCTGGCCTCAGGCGGCTGGGGAATGGGGCCCCGGGCAGGGGAGGGCCCGGTCGTGAGCGAGCAGGAGTTGCAAAAGGTCTCTGCCGGCCTGGAGGAGCTGAG GAGGGAGGTGTCTTCGCTGACCGCCCGGTGGCATCAGGAGGAGGGAGCCGTGCAGGAGGCCCTACGGCTGCTCGGGGGTCTGGGTGGCAGGCTCGACGGCTTTCTGGGCCAGTGGGAGCGGGCGCAGCGCGAGCAGGCGCAGACCGCGCGGGGCCTGCAGGAGCTTCGGGGCCGGGCGGACGAGCTGTGCACCAT GGTGGAGCGGTCCGCAGTGTCTGTGGCTTCCCTGAGGAGCGAACTGGAGGGGCTGGGCCCAGTGAAACCAATTCTGGAGGAGCTTGGACGGCAATTTCAGAGCTCTCGGAGAGTGTCTGACCTCTCTATGAACCTGGATCGGGGAGCCCAAGGCTCCTGTACCCGCTGTGCCAG ccagggGCAGCAGTTGTCCACGGAGTCCTTGCAGCAGCTGCTGGAACGAGCGCTGACCCCGCTAGTGGACGAGGTGAAGCAGAGAGGCCTGGCTCCTGCCTGCCCCAGCTGCCAGAGGCTACACAAGAAGATTCTG GAGCTGGAGCGCCAGGCCTTGGCCAAACACGTCAGGGCAGAGGCCCTGAGCTCCACCCTTCGGCTGGCCCAAGACGAAGCCTCACGGGCCAAGAACCTGCTGCTGACGGACAAGATGAAGCCGGA GGAGAAGGTGGCCGCTCTGGACTATCTACACTTGAAAATGTGCTCCCTTCACGATCAGCTCAGCAACCTGCCACTTGAGGGGTCCACAGGGACAATGGGGGGAGGAAGTGGTGGGGGAACTCCCCCAAAACGTGGGGGCTCAACCCCTGAGCAATAA
- the TSKS gene encoding testis-specific serine kinase substrate isoform X1, translating into MEQEHRESKRRSPGPQFHQLFQGRSQSGVNSGLVRAKDSITSLKEKTTRVNQHVQTLQSECSVLSENLERRRQEAEELEGYCSQLKGPCPGVLTQENCRKVTRSVEDAEIKTNVLKQNSALLEEKLRYLQQQLQDETPRRQEAELQELEQKLEAGLSRHGLGPATQPLGCSGPPGSPDEPPRPRGLASGGWGMGPRAGEGPVVSEQELQKVSAGLEELRREVSSLTARWHQEEGAVQEALRLLGGLGGRLDGFLGQWERAQREQAQTARGLQELRGRADELCTMVERSAVSVASLRSELEGLGPVKPILEELGRQFQSSRRVSDLSMNLDRGAQGSCTRCASQGQQLSTESLQQLLERALTPLVDEVKQRGLAPACPSCQRLHKKILPSPASPAAPTLLSPGAGAPGLGQTRQGRGPELHPSAGPRRSLTGQEPAADGQDEAGVRKEAEGMGGGEKVAALDYLHLKMCSLHDQLSNLPLEGSTGTMGGGSGGGTPPKRGGSTPEQ; encoded by the exons ATGGAGCAAGAACACCGAGAATCAAAGAGGCGCAGCCCTGGCCCCCAATTCCACCAGCTATTCCAGGGCAGAAGCCAG AGTGGGGTCAACAGTGGATTGGTGCGCGCCAAGGATTCCATCACCAGTTTGAAGGAGAAGACCACCCGGGTTAACCAGCACGTGCAGACGCTGCAG AGTGAGTGCTCTGTGCTGAGTGAGAATTTAGAGAGAAGGCGGCAAGAGGCGGAAGAACTAGAAGGGTACTGCAGTCAACTCAAG GGCCCCTGCCCTGGTGTCCTGACCCAGGAGAACTGCCGGAAGGTGACCCGGTCGGTGGAAGACGCTGAAATAAAAACCAACGTCCTGAAGCAGAATTCTGCTCTGCTGGAG GAGAAGCTGCGCTACCTCCAGCAGCAACTGCAGGATGAgactccaaggaggcaggaggccGAGCTGCAGGAGCTGGAGCAGAAGTTGGAGGCTGGCCTCTCCAGGCATGGCCTGGGCCCCGCCACCCAGCCCCTAGGCTGCTCCGGTCCGCCCGGGAGCCCCGATGAACCCCCGCGACCGCGAGGCCTGGCCTCAGGCGGCTGGGGAATGGGGCCCCGGGCAGGGGAGGGCCCGGTCGTGAGCGAGCAGGAGTTGCAAAAGGTCTCTGCCGGCCTGGAGGAGCTGAG GAGGGAGGTGTCTTCGCTGACCGCCCGGTGGCATCAGGAGGAGGGAGCCGTGCAGGAGGCCCTACGGCTGCTCGGGGGTCTGGGTGGCAGGCTCGACGGCTTTCTGGGCCAGTGGGAGCGGGCGCAGCGCGAGCAGGCGCAGACCGCGCGGGGCCTGCAGGAGCTTCGGGGCCGGGCGGACGAGCTGTGCACCAT GGTGGAGCGGTCCGCAGTGTCTGTGGCTTCCCTGAGGAGCGAACTGGAGGGGCTGGGCCCAGTGAAACCAATTCTGGAGGAGCTTGGACGGCAATTTCAGAGCTCTCGGAGAGTGTCTGACCTCTCTATGAACCTGGATCGGGGAGCCCAAGGCTCCTGTACCCGCTGTGCCAG ccagggGCAGCAGTTGTCCACGGAGTCCTTGCAGCAGCTGCTGGAACGAGCGCTGACCCCGCTAGTGGACGAGGTGAAGCAGAGAGGCCTGGCTCCTGCCTGCCCCAGCTGCCAGAGGCTACACAAGAAGATTCTG cccagtcCAGCAAGCCCAGCGGCGCCTACGCTCCTCTCCCCAGGAGCTGGAGCGCCAGGCCTTGGCCAAACACGTCAGGGCAGAGGCCCTGAGCTCCACCCTTCGGCTGGCCCAAGACGAAGCCTCACGGGCCAAGAACCTGCTGCTGACGGACAAGATGAAGCCGGAGTGAGGAAGGAGGCTGAGGGCATGGGAGGAGG GGAGAAGGTGGCCGCTCTGGACTATCTACACTTGAAAATGTGCTCCCTTCACGATCAGCTCAGCAACCTGCCACTTGAGGGGTCCACAGGGACAATGGGGGGAGGAAGTGGTGGGGGAACTCCCCCAAAACGTGGGGGCTCAACCCCTGAGCAATAA
- the TSKS gene encoding testis-specific serine kinase substrate isoform X2 has product MEQEHRESKRRSPGPQFHQLFQGRSQSGVNSGLVRAKDSITSLKEKTTRVNQHVQTLQSECSVLSENLERRRQEAEELEGYCSQLKENCRKVTRSVEDAEIKTNVLKQNSALLEEKLRYLQQQLQDETPRRQEAELQELEQKLEAGLSRHGLGPATQPLGCSGPPGSPDEPPRPRGLASGGWGMGPRAGEGPVVSEQELQKVSAGLEELRREVSSLTARWHQEEGAVQEALRLLGGLGGRLDGFLGQWERAQREQAQTARGLQELRGRADELCTMVERSAVSVASLRSELEGLGPVKPILEELGRQFQSSRRVSDLSMNLDRGAQGSCTRCASQGQQLSTESLQQLLERALTPLVDEVKQRGLAPACPSCQRLHKKILPSPASPAAPTLLSPGAGAPGLGQTRQGRGPELHPSAGPRRSLTGQEPAADGQDEAGVRKEAEGMGGGEKVAALDYLHLKMCSLHDQLSNLPLEGSTGTMGGGSGGGTPPKRGGSTPEQ; this is encoded by the exons ATGGAGCAAGAACACCGAGAATCAAAGAGGCGCAGCCCTGGCCCCCAATTCCACCAGCTATTCCAGGGCAGAAGCCAG AGTGGGGTCAACAGTGGATTGGTGCGCGCCAAGGATTCCATCACCAGTTTGAAGGAGAAGACCACCCGGGTTAACCAGCACGTGCAGACGCTGCAG AGTGAGTGCTCTGTGCTGAGTGAGAATTTAGAGAGAAGGCGGCAAGAGGCGGAAGAACTAGAAGGGTACTGCAGTCAACTCAAG GAGAACTGCCGGAAGGTGACCCGGTCGGTGGAAGACGCTGAAATAAAAACCAACGTCCTGAAGCAGAATTCTGCTCTGCTGGAG GAGAAGCTGCGCTACCTCCAGCAGCAACTGCAGGATGAgactccaaggaggcaggaggccGAGCTGCAGGAGCTGGAGCAGAAGTTGGAGGCTGGCCTCTCCAGGCATGGCCTGGGCCCCGCCACCCAGCCCCTAGGCTGCTCCGGTCCGCCCGGGAGCCCCGATGAACCCCCGCGACCGCGAGGCCTGGCCTCAGGCGGCTGGGGAATGGGGCCCCGGGCAGGGGAGGGCCCGGTCGTGAGCGAGCAGGAGTTGCAAAAGGTCTCTGCCGGCCTGGAGGAGCTGAG GAGGGAGGTGTCTTCGCTGACCGCCCGGTGGCATCAGGAGGAGGGAGCCGTGCAGGAGGCCCTACGGCTGCTCGGGGGTCTGGGTGGCAGGCTCGACGGCTTTCTGGGCCAGTGGGAGCGGGCGCAGCGCGAGCAGGCGCAGACCGCGCGGGGCCTGCAGGAGCTTCGGGGCCGGGCGGACGAGCTGTGCACCAT GGTGGAGCGGTCCGCAGTGTCTGTGGCTTCCCTGAGGAGCGAACTGGAGGGGCTGGGCCCAGTGAAACCAATTCTGGAGGAGCTTGGACGGCAATTTCAGAGCTCTCGGAGAGTGTCTGACCTCTCTATGAACCTGGATCGGGGAGCCCAAGGCTCCTGTACCCGCTGTGCCAG ccagggGCAGCAGTTGTCCACGGAGTCCTTGCAGCAGCTGCTGGAACGAGCGCTGACCCCGCTAGTGGACGAGGTGAAGCAGAGAGGCCTGGCTCCTGCCTGCCCCAGCTGCCAGAGGCTACACAAGAAGATTCTG cccagtcCAGCAAGCCCAGCGGCGCCTACGCTCCTCTCCCCAGGAGCTGGAGCGCCAGGCCTTGGCCAAACACGTCAGGGCAGAGGCCCTGAGCTCCACCCTTCGGCTGGCCCAAGACGAAGCCTCACGGGCCAAGAACCTGCTGCTGACGGACAAGATGAAGCCGGAGTGAGGAAGGAGGCTGAGGGCATGGGAGGAGG GGAGAAGGTGGCCGCTCTGGACTATCTACACTTGAAAATGTGCTCCCTTCACGATCAGCTCAGCAACCTGCCACTTGAGGGGTCCACAGGGACAATGGGGGGAGGAAGTGGTGGGGGAACTCCCCCAAAACGTGGGGGCTCAACCCCTGAGCAATAA
- the TSKS gene encoding testis-specific serine kinase substrate isoform X4, which translates to MEQEHRESKRRSPGPQFHQLFQGRSQSGVNSGLVRAKDSITSLKEKTTRVNQHVQTLQSECSVLSENLERRRQEAEELEGYCSQLKENCRKVTRSVEDAEIKTNVLKQNSALLEEKLRYLQQQLQDETPRRQEAELQELEQKLEAGLSRHGLGPATQPLGCSGPPGSPDEPPRPRGLASGGWGMGPRAGEGPVVSEQELQKVSAGLEELRREVSSLTARWHQEEGAVQEALRLLGGLGGRLDGFLGQWERAQREQAQTARGLQELRGRADELCTMVERSAVSVASLRSELEGLGPVKPILEELGRQFQSSRRVSDLSMNLDRGAQGSCTRCASQGQQLSTESLQQLLERALTPLVDEVKQRGLAPACPSCQRLHKKILELERQALAKHVRAEALSSTLRLAQDEASRAKNLLLTDKMKPEEKVAALDYLHLKMCSLHDQLSNLPLEGSTGTMGGGSGGGTPPKRGGSTPEQ; encoded by the exons ATGGAGCAAGAACACCGAGAATCAAAGAGGCGCAGCCCTGGCCCCCAATTCCACCAGCTATTCCAGGGCAGAAGCCAG AGTGGGGTCAACAGTGGATTGGTGCGCGCCAAGGATTCCATCACCAGTTTGAAGGAGAAGACCACCCGGGTTAACCAGCACGTGCAGACGCTGCAG AGTGAGTGCTCTGTGCTGAGTGAGAATTTAGAGAGAAGGCGGCAAGAGGCGGAAGAACTAGAAGGGTACTGCAGTCAACTCAAG GAGAACTGCCGGAAGGTGACCCGGTCGGTGGAAGACGCTGAAATAAAAACCAACGTCCTGAAGCAGAATTCTGCTCTGCTGGAG GAGAAGCTGCGCTACCTCCAGCAGCAACTGCAGGATGAgactccaaggaggcaggaggccGAGCTGCAGGAGCTGGAGCAGAAGTTGGAGGCTGGCCTCTCCAGGCATGGCCTGGGCCCCGCCACCCAGCCCCTAGGCTGCTCCGGTCCGCCCGGGAGCCCCGATGAACCCCCGCGACCGCGAGGCCTGGCCTCAGGCGGCTGGGGAATGGGGCCCCGGGCAGGGGAGGGCCCGGTCGTGAGCGAGCAGGAGTTGCAAAAGGTCTCTGCCGGCCTGGAGGAGCTGAG GAGGGAGGTGTCTTCGCTGACCGCCCGGTGGCATCAGGAGGAGGGAGCCGTGCAGGAGGCCCTACGGCTGCTCGGGGGTCTGGGTGGCAGGCTCGACGGCTTTCTGGGCCAGTGGGAGCGGGCGCAGCGCGAGCAGGCGCAGACCGCGCGGGGCCTGCAGGAGCTTCGGGGCCGGGCGGACGAGCTGTGCACCAT GGTGGAGCGGTCCGCAGTGTCTGTGGCTTCCCTGAGGAGCGAACTGGAGGGGCTGGGCCCAGTGAAACCAATTCTGGAGGAGCTTGGACGGCAATTTCAGAGCTCTCGGAGAGTGTCTGACCTCTCTATGAACCTGGATCGGGGAGCCCAAGGCTCCTGTACCCGCTGTGCCAG ccagggGCAGCAGTTGTCCACGGAGTCCTTGCAGCAGCTGCTGGAACGAGCGCTGACCCCGCTAGTGGACGAGGTGAAGCAGAGAGGCCTGGCTCCTGCCTGCCCCAGCTGCCAGAGGCTACACAAGAAGATTCTG GAGCTGGAGCGCCAGGCCTTGGCCAAACACGTCAGGGCAGAGGCCCTGAGCTCCACCCTTCGGCTGGCCCAAGACGAAGCCTCACGGGCCAAGAACCTGCTGCTGACGGACAAGATGAAGCCGGA GGAGAAGGTGGCCGCTCTGGACTATCTACACTTGAAAATGTGCTCCCTTCACGATCAGCTCAGCAACCTGCCACTTGAGGGGTCCACAGGGACAATGGGGGGAGGAAGTGGTGGGGGAACTCCCCCAAAACGTGGGGGCTCAACCCCTGAGCAATAA
- the TSKS gene encoding testis-specific serine kinase substrate isoform X6 yields MEQEHRESKRRSPGPQFHQLFQGRSQSGVNSGLVRAKDSITSLKEKTTRVNQHVQTLQSECSVLSENLERRRQEAEELEGYCSQLKEKLRYLQQQLQDETPRRQEAELQELEQKLEAGLSRHGLGPATQPLGCSGPPGSPDEPPRPRGLASGGWGMGPRAGEGPVVSEQELQKVSAGLEELRREVSSLTARWHQEEGAVQEALRLLGGLGGRLDGFLGQWERAQREQAQTARGLQELRGRADELCTMVERSAVSVASLRSELEGLGPVKPILEELGRQFQSSRRVSDLSMNLDRGAQGSCTRCASQGQQLSTESLQQLLERALTPLVDEVKQRGLAPACPSCQRLHKKILPSPASPAAPTLLSPGAGAPGLGQTRQGRGPELHPSAGPRRSLTGQEPAADGQDEAGVRKEAEGMGGGEKVAALDYLHLKMCSLHDQLSNLPLEGSTGTMGGGSGGGTPPKRGGSTPEQ; encoded by the exons ATGGAGCAAGAACACCGAGAATCAAAGAGGCGCAGCCCTGGCCCCCAATTCCACCAGCTATTCCAGGGCAGAAGCCAG AGTGGGGTCAACAGTGGATTGGTGCGCGCCAAGGATTCCATCACCAGTTTGAAGGAGAAGACCACCCGGGTTAACCAGCACGTGCAGACGCTGCAG AGTGAGTGCTCTGTGCTGAGTGAGAATTTAGAGAGAAGGCGGCAAGAGGCGGAAGAACTAGAAGGGTACTGCAGTCAACTCAAG GAGAAGCTGCGCTACCTCCAGCAGCAACTGCAGGATGAgactccaaggaggcaggaggccGAGCTGCAGGAGCTGGAGCAGAAGTTGGAGGCTGGCCTCTCCAGGCATGGCCTGGGCCCCGCCACCCAGCCCCTAGGCTGCTCCGGTCCGCCCGGGAGCCCCGATGAACCCCCGCGACCGCGAGGCCTGGCCTCAGGCGGCTGGGGAATGGGGCCCCGGGCAGGGGAGGGCCCGGTCGTGAGCGAGCAGGAGTTGCAAAAGGTCTCTGCCGGCCTGGAGGAGCTGAG GAGGGAGGTGTCTTCGCTGACCGCCCGGTGGCATCAGGAGGAGGGAGCCGTGCAGGAGGCCCTACGGCTGCTCGGGGGTCTGGGTGGCAGGCTCGACGGCTTTCTGGGCCAGTGGGAGCGGGCGCAGCGCGAGCAGGCGCAGACCGCGCGGGGCCTGCAGGAGCTTCGGGGCCGGGCGGACGAGCTGTGCACCAT GGTGGAGCGGTCCGCAGTGTCTGTGGCTTCCCTGAGGAGCGAACTGGAGGGGCTGGGCCCAGTGAAACCAATTCTGGAGGAGCTTGGACGGCAATTTCAGAGCTCTCGGAGAGTGTCTGACCTCTCTATGAACCTGGATCGGGGAGCCCAAGGCTCCTGTACCCGCTGTGCCAG ccagggGCAGCAGTTGTCCACGGAGTCCTTGCAGCAGCTGCTGGAACGAGCGCTGACCCCGCTAGTGGACGAGGTGAAGCAGAGAGGCCTGGCTCCTGCCTGCCCCAGCTGCCAGAGGCTACACAAGAAGATTCTG cccagtcCAGCAAGCCCAGCGGCGCCTACGCTCCTCTCCCCAGGAGCTGGAGCGCCAGGCCTTGGCCAAACACGTCAGGGCAGAGGCCCTGAGCTCCACCCTTCGGCTGGCCCAAGACGAAGCCTCACGGGCCAAGAACCTGCTGCTGACGGACAAGATGAAGCCGGAGTGAGGAAGGAGGCTGAGGGCATGGGAGGAGG GGAGAAGGTGGCCGCTCTGGACTATCTACACTTGAAAATGTGCTCCCTTCACGATCAGCTCAGCAACCTGCCACTTGAGGGGTCCACAGGGACAATGGGGGGAGGAAGTGGTGGGGGAACTCCCCCAAAACGTGGGGGCTCAACCCCTGAGCAATAA
- the TSKS gene encoding testis-specific serine kinase substrate isoform X3 has product MEQEHRESKRRSPGPQFHQLFQGRSQSGVNSGLVRAKDSITSLKEKTTRVNQHVQTLQSECSVLSENLERRRQEAEELEGYCSQLKGPCPGVLTQENCRKVTRSVEDAEIKTNVLKQNSALLEEKLRYLQQQLQDETPRRQEAELQELEQKLEAGLSRHGLGPATQPLGCSGPPGSPDEPPRPRGLASGGWGMGPRAGEGPVVSEQELQKVSAGLEELRREVSSLTARWHQEEGAVQEALRLLGGLGGRLDGFLGQWERAQREQAQTARGLQELRGRADELCTMVERSAVSVASLRSELEGLGPVKPILEELGRQFQSSRRVSDLSMNLDRGAQGSCTRCASQGQQLSTESLQQLLERALTPLVDEVKQRGLAPACPSCQRLHKKILELERQALAKHVRAEALSSTLRLAQDEASRAKNLLLTDKMKPEEKVAALDYLHLKMCSLHDQLSNLPLEGSTGTMGGGSGGGTPPKRGGSTPEQ; this is encoded by the exons ATGGAGCAAGAACACCGAGAATCAAAGAGGCGCAGCCCTGGCCCCCAATTCCACCAGCTATTCCAGGGCAGAAGCCAG AGTGGGGTCAACAGTGGATTGGTGCGCGCCAAGGATTCCATCACCAGTTTGAAGGAGAAGACCACCCGGGTTAACCAGCACGTGCAGACGCTGCAG AGTGAGTGCTCTGTGCTGAGTGAGAATTTAGAGAGAAGGCGGCAAGAGGCGGAAGAACTAGAAGGGTACTGCAGTCAACTCAAG GGCCCCTGCCCTGGTGTCCTGACCCAGGAGAACTGCCGGAAGGTGACCCGGTCGGTGGAAGACGCTGAAATAAAAACCAACGTCCTGAAGCAGAATTCTGCTCTGCTGGAG GAGAAGCTGCGCTACCTCCAGCAGCAACTGCAGGATGAgactccaaggaggcaggaggccGAGCTGCAGGAGCTGGAGCAGAAGTTGGAGGCTGGCCTCTCCAGGCATGGCCTGGGCCCCGCCACCCAGCCCCTAGGCTGCTCCGGTCCGCCCGGGAGCCCCGATGAACCCCCGCGACCGCGAGGCCTGGCCTCAGGCGGCTGGGGAATGGGGCCCCGGGCAGGGGAGGGCCCGGTCGTGAGCGAGCAGGAGTTGCAAAAGGTCTCTGCCGGCCTGGAGGAGCTGAG GAGGGAGGTGTCTTCGCTGACCGCCCGGTGGCATCAGGAGGAGGGAGCCGTGCAGGAGGCCCTACGGCTGCTCGGGGGTCTGGGTGGCAGGCTCGACGGCTTTCTGGGCCAGTGGGAGCGGGCGCAGCGCGAGCAGGCGCAGACCGCGCGGGGCCTGCAGGAGCTTCGGGGCCGGGCGGACGAGCTGTGCACCAT GGTGGAGCGGTCCGCAGTGTCTGTGGCTTCCCTGAGGAGCGAACTGGAGGGGCTGGGCCCAGTGAAACCAATTCTGGAGGAGCTTGGACGGCAATTTCAGAGCTCTCGGAGAGTGTCTGACCTCTCTATGAACCTGGATCGGGGAGCCCAAGGCTCCTGTACCCGCTGTGCCAG ccagggGCAGCAGTTGTCCACGGAGTCCTTGCAGCAGCTGCTGGAACGAGCGCTGACCCCGCTAGTGGACGAGGTGAAGCAGAGAGGCCTGGCTCCTGCCTGCCCCAGCTGCCAGAGGCTACACAAGAAGATTCTG GAGCTGGAGCGCCAGGCCTTGGCCAAACACGTCAGGGCAGAGGCCCTGAGCTCCACCCTTCGGCTGGCCCAAGACGAAGCCTCACGGGCCAAGAACCTGCTGCTGACGGACAAGATGAAGCCGGA GGAGAAGGTGGCCGCTCTGGACTATCTACACTTGAAAATGTGCTCCCTTCACGATCAGCTCAGCAACCTGCCACTTGAGGGGTCCACAGGGACAATGGGGGGAGGAAGTGGTGGGGGAACTCCCCCAAAACGTGGGGGCTCAACCCCTGAGCAATAA